A segment of the Paraburkholderia fungorum genome:
GCGGGTCGCGCAGCAACATGCGCGAATTGCCGCGGAAAACATGTGCGGCGCGCGACATCGCTACGGGGGCGTGCCGTATTTCTGGACCTATCACTTCGGCAAGCGCTTCGAGTATCTCGGCCATTCAAACGACTGGGACGAAATTGTGATCGACGGCGAACTCGAACAGCAGCAATTCGTCGCACTGTATGTCAAGGACGGCAACGTGGCCGCCGTGCTCGCCTGCGAACGCGAAGCGCAAACTGCGCGTCTGATCGATGCGATGGGTAGCGGGCTAACGCGTGCGGACGCATTGACAATCATCTCGTGAAGCGTGCAACGCGATCACTGGTAGCGTCGCGCGCTTTATCGATTCACTGAAGAAACCTGAAGGAGAAGTCGCCATGACAACACATAAGGAAAAGCACCCGCATGCGCACAAGAGCGAAAAGCAGATCGACAAGGAGGTCGAAGACAGCTTTCCCGCCAGCGATCCGCCGTCGACCGGCGGCACCACGAAGATCGTGCCGGACAAGGAGGCGAAGCACAAACCATCCGCGGAAAAACCTGCGGCGCGCTGAAGCTACGCCAATTCATCCGCTCGGCGCGCTGCCGCGTTGAGCGGAACTGACATGTCGCGCTACACGTCCACTACAACGAGCGCTTCCGGGTCCGGTTGGTCATGCTCGACCTGCCTGCAAGCGGCCACGATTTCCCGCAACGACGTGGCATAACATTCCGCGCCCATTGCACTTTGCAGATCGACGCTCCACTTCTGCGTATCGTCGAGCGCCCACAGCCCGACCACGATCGATACATGCGGCAGGCGCGCGCGAATCCGCCTGACCAGGTAGCGCAAATGTGACGGAATGCCGTCGATCTGCAAGTAGAGAACGCAGATCACGCCTACGTCGTCCGCTTCGAGATTGTCAATCGATGCACGCGACACCGCGTCGTGCGGTAACGAGCGCGCTGTAAAGCCGTGCTTGCCGAGCAACTGCAACAGGATCGTGGTTGCCAGAGGATCGAGCGGACCGCGTCCGGGAATACACAGCACACGGGTATTGACCGCATCCACTTCGCGCGGCGCAGCTCCTGCCGTGGTGAGCGCATTCAGCGCTTCCCTCGCCTTCGTTTCCTTATGTATCTCGTCCGGCGATGGCCCCACTGCACTCCAGTTTTCCTCCACCACCGGCGGAGCGGGTTCGATATCGTCGTAACTGTCGAGGCCATCCACCAGATCGTTCGTGGTCGCCTCGATTCGCGCGAGTTGCACCGCCGTCACGCTGCCGCGCACGACATCGGTTGCTGCTAGCTGCAAACCCTTGATTGCCACTTCGTCGTAATACGCGGACAGCGAGCGCTCGCGTAACAACGCTTCGGCCTGCTCGATCGCTTCGTCGGGATCGCCTGCCAGAGCCCGCTGGTAAAAGTTTTCGATTGGTGTGAGCGCGGGTTGATCGCCGAGCAATACGTCGAGGAATTCGAGCCGGCGTACATGCCGTCCCAGCACCAGCAGACACAGCGTCAATGGTGTCGACAGAATCAGCCCTATCGGCCCCCAGATCCAGCTCCAGAAAATCGCGGCCACCACTACCGAAAACGGCGACAACCCGGTGCTGCGTCCGTATAGCAGCGGCTCGACCACCTGCCCTGCCACCAACTCCACGGTGACGAACAGCGCCAGCGACCAGATCGCCATGGCCCAACCAGGACTCACGGCGGCCGCGAGCGCAGTGGCGAGCGTAGCCGAGATCCAGATGCCGACATACGGCACGAGCCGCAGCAACGCCGCCAGAATGCCCCACAGAATCGGACTCGGCACACCGATCAGAAACAGCCCCGCGCCGATCACGACGCCAAGCCCCGCATTCAGCCCGAGTTGCGAAACGAAATAGCGGCTCAGACGCCTGGCCGCTTCGTCCATCACCGTGGTCGTGCGGTGCAGGTCGCGCGAGCCGAACAAACGGATTGCGCGGTCGCGCAGGTCGTCGCGTTGCAGAAGTATCACGATCATTACGACGAACACGATAAACGCGGTTTCCAGCGGACTGATGGCGGGCGACAACACGCGCCTGGCGAGTTCGAATGGCGTCGGCACAGGCTCACGCACTTCGACCGGCACAGCGGACGGCGCCCGTGCGCCCGCAGGCGACGACGCGCTCGGCGTCGCTTCGGGCGGTGGCGGCGGCTCGATGGTCGCGCGTTGCAAAGCCTGACTCGCGACGCTCGCAACGCGGTTCAGTTTGCCGATTGTCAGGCTGTGCACGGTGTCCATCTTTCGTTCGATGGTCACCTGATAGCGCGGCATGCCGGCGGCCAGATCAGTGAGTTGCGTGGCGATCAGCGCGCCGAGCATGCCGATCACCGACATCGATATCAGCATCGCTGCGAACACCGACGCAACGTGCCCGAGCCTGAGCCGCGCCAGTGAATCGACCAGCGGCGCGACCAGAAAACTCAGCAGAACTGCCAGCGTGATGGGAATCAGCACCGCGCTTGCAAAGTACAGACACGCCACCGCCGTCACGCCGACACCCAGCGCCACCAGTCCGTCGATGCCGAACGCGGTGGCCGGTGCCTGAATGCGCGCGGCAGGCCGTGCGCTGCGTGGGTCGGTTGAGTCCTTCATTAGATCGCCCGGTGCAATTTTCAATACTTCAATGCAATAGATCGGTTACGTCTCAGGTATGCGGATAAAGCAGCGGACTGCATGAATTACGAACGCCGATGGCGTTGCGCCCGTGATCCGGCGGCAACAGCATCGGCGTCGCAAGTCGCTGCAGCGCTTCGCTCTATCACTTTTGATGCTTATTTTGCAGGTTACTTTGCAGCTTCTTTCGCGGGCTCTCCGGCAATCGGCCCGCTCTCCACAGGCGGCGCTTCTTTCTCGATCTCAGCGCGAGCCTGATCCCAGTACTCGTCGGGCGCGCCTTTAGGGTCTGTGGCCTGCTGCCACAGGTAGTACGCGCGCGTGCGAATCTGTTCCTCTTGAGAGCCTTGTTCCTGTTCCATTTGATCACCCTGGTAAAGACGTGGCGAAGACCGGTATCGGTTGCACTGCGCGCCCGCTGCCACGGCAACTGGCGCGCAGTTATCAGCAATCGAGCAAGCCCTGTACCTGGGAATCCGATGCGCTAGTGCGCGACCTTTTCATTGTTTTGGTACTTACGGGGGTCGTTTATCAACCCGCAGCGTTGCCGCTATCGTCGGTGGTCAACTGCTCTTCCAGCCGGTCGAATACGCGTTGTGTCGCACGACTCGGCGCTTCGAGTGCAAACAGCAACAACGAACGCGCGGTCACCTGATACGCGTCGCCCGCGCTGAATTGCGGCAACTCCGCGCGCACGGGCATATTGGTGTCGAGCAGACAGGTCCACTTGTCGCCTTCTGGAATATCCGGCAACGTGAAATTGACGACATCGTGATGTGCGTTGAACACCAGCAACAACGTTGCATCGGAGGCGACACGGCGAATGCCGCTCGCCTGCGCGCGTCCGTCGATCACGAGGCCGAAGCAGCGCATCGACGCATCGTCCCACTGCTCCTGCGTCAGATCGTGGCCGTCAGGTGCGAGCCAGCGCGCATCCGTTACATCGAGTGCCTCGTTGTATTCGCCGATGAGAAAGCGGCTGCGACGCAGCACCGGCAGACGGCTGCGCAGCGTAGCCAGATTCCTGACGAACTCGGTGAGCGCGCGGCCATCGTCGTCGATACCGTCCCAATCGACCCAGCTAATCTCGTTGTCCTGGCAATATGCGTTGTTATTGCCCTTTTGCGTGCGGCCGAATTCGTCGCCCGCGAGCAGCATCGGCGTGCCTTGCGAGAGCAGCAAGGTCGCCAGCAGATTGCGCTTCTGGCGCTCGCGTTGCTGACGGATATCGGCGTCGTCTGTCGGACCTTCCGCGCCCATGTTCCATGACTTGTTGTCGGAGTGGCCGTCTTTGTTGTCTTCGCCATTCGCGTCGTTGTGCTTGTCGTTGTACGACACGAGGTCGTTCAGAGTGAAGCCATCGTGCGCGGCGATGAAGTTCACGCTGGCCCAAGGCCGCCGTCCGCGATGATTGAACTTGTCGCCCGAGCCGGTCAAACGCGTAGCGAAATCGGCCACCTTGCCTTCGTCGCCCTTCCAGTATTCGCGCACGGTGTCGCGAAAGCGGTCGTTCCATTCGGCCCAGCCGGGAGGAAATCCACCTACCTGATAACCACCGGGGCCGCAGTCCCATGGTTCGGCAATCAGGCGCACACTCGATAGCACCGGGTCCTGCCGGCAACTGTCGAGAAAGCCGCCGCCTTCGTCGAAACCATGCGTTTCGCGGCCGAGAATCGTCGCGAGGTCGAAACGGAAACCGTCGACTTTCATTTCCGTCACCCAGTAGCGCAGGCTGTCGGTGACCATTTGCAGCACACGCGGATGCGACAGGTTCAGCGTGTTGCCCGTGCCGGTATCGTTGATGTAGTAGCGCGGTTCATCGGGCATCAGGCGATAGTACGATGCGTTGTCGATGCCCTTGAACGAGATCGTCGGGCCGCGTTCATTGCCTTCTGCCGTGTGGTTGTAGACCACGTCGAGAATGATTTCGAGGTCGGTCTGATGGAAACGGTCCACCATCTCCTTGAACTCCGCCACGGAGTCCGTCGACGAAGCGAAGAAACGCGGGTCGGCTGCGAAAAAGCCAATCGTGTTGTAACCCCAGTAGTTGGTGAGACCTTTGTCGAGCAGATAACTATCGTTGACGAAAGTCTGCACCGGCATCAATTCGACCGACGTCACGCCGAGGTTTTTGATGTAGTCGAGCACGACCTGCTGGCCGAGTCCGGCGAAGGTGCCGCGCAAATTTTCAGGTACGCCCGGATGACGTTTGGTAAATCCGCGTACATGGGTCTCGTAAAAAATCACACGGTCCCACGGCAGCGCGTTGCGTTCAGGATGCGTCCACGAAAAATTGGCGTCGACCACCTTGCACTTGGGAACGAACGGCGCGCTGTCGCGTTCGTCGAAAGAAAGGTCGCCTTCTTCGGAATCGAGCGTATAGCCGAAGATTTCCGGCGCCCATTTCAGTTCGCCGATATGCGCCTTCGCGTACGGATCGAGCAGCAGTTTGTTCGGATTGAAGCGATGGCCCTTTTCGGGTTCATACGGCCCATGCACGCGATAACCGTACACCGCACCCGGCTTGAGATTCGGTACGAACACGTGCCAGACCTCGTCGGTATATTCGGGCAACTCGATGCGTTCGAGTTCGGTTTCGCCGGTCTCATCGAACAGGCACAGTTCGACTTTGGTCGCATGCGCGGAGAACAGCGCGAAATTCACGCCGTTTCCGTTCCATGTCGCACCGAGGGGGAAAGGCGTGCCTTCCGAGATGCGTGTCGAATAGTTCGGCTGCGATGACATAAAGGTTCCTGTGGGAGCAAGACGCGCTCGCGCGCATGTTTAGAACAGCTGGCGAGGTGAGGTAGCAAATTCCAGACCCGAGGCAATTGAAACGAGCGTCGCGCCCTTCTTCTGCGGGAATAATGCGGCGACGCGCGTGAGACCGGGAGATTGTTTCAGACGAAATGGCTTCAGAAATCGTGTCGAAAAAACGTGTGGAAAATAACCAGTAAGTAATAAAAACACGAAGCCAAAAAAATGCTCCCAAATACCTGATTAATCAGACGCGGCCAGTATGGATATAACCTCAAAATGTTAAATCGATGTGGCCGACGAAAACGCCGTGCGTGTGCGGTCACGCAACCATTGAACACAGTGCGAGATATGATGAAACTATTGGACTTTAAAAAAACAGAGCGCTTACCGCAGGAACATAGCTGATATACAAAATTCGGTGTCCACGCAGCGCTCAAGGTGGACGCGCAACAGACACCGCAGCCGCCGATTCAAGCACTCGCAACAAACGCTCCGGCGTCAACGGTTTCGCGCAATGCGCGTCGAAGCCCGCGGCTTTCGCGCGCGCTCTGTCGTCGCGTGAAGCGAACGCCGTGCATGCGACAAGCAACATATGCGAAGTTGCCGGATGGGCCCGCAAACGGCGAGCGAGTTCCAGCCCGTCGAGTCCCGGCATCTTGATGTCCAGCACCACGGCGAATGGCTGCCATTCGCAAGCCAGCGCGCACACCGCCAATGGATCTTCAAGCGCACGGCATTCGAAGCCGTCGGCTGTCAGCAGCATCTGCAATGCTTCTGCCGCTTCGCGATAGTCGTCCACCACCAGCACCCGACGATGCGAGACCATCGCATACTTGATAGGCCGCCACACTACGACGTCGTCGTTGGCGTCGTTGCTATCCACCTGGTCGTAGAACGTCACCATTTTCTCCTTAGCTTATTCCGACGCCGCTGACGGGCACCTTGGAACACGCGCGCAAGATTCGCTCCCACTGTGTAGGCAAAGCTCTCTGTTTGCCGTACGACTATTTCGGCCCGATGCGTTGCTCTGTCAAAGCGCCGCGGCAAAAGCCTTACAGGTCAACACGATTCACGGTGTAAAGGGAAGCCCGTTGCATCGCGCTGTGAATTGAGTGACGCCACTCAGTACTCTTGTGTGCGTGGCGTCGGTGAAACGCACTTCGGCCGTGCACATCGCCCATGCTGCGTGCATTGCGCGGCTCGTGATGCCGAGTTTGATTTATCCGGCTATACCCATTTATTGATGCCGGTTGAAAAGAAGGTTTGCAAACCTCTATCGCTGACTTAAGCGGCTAACGTCGACAATAAACATACTGAAGGATAAGCGAGGAAACGCGCGTTAAAACCAGCAACGTGTTAGGGGTTTGCGCTCAGCGGGTTATCCCGCACGATCGTCGATAAAGCCTTTCAGCATGGTCAGCGTATCGGCATCGTCGATCTGTTTGTCGGTGCGCCAGCGCAGCATGCGTGGAAAACGTACCGCCACGCCCGACTTGTGACGCGGGCTCGCCTGAATTCCTTCGAAGCCGATTTCAAATACGAGCGTGGGCGTCACGCTGCGCACGGGACCAAATTTTTCGATGGTGGTTTTGCGGACGATGGCATCCACCTGACGCATCTCTTCGTCAGTCAATCCCGAATAGGCCTTTGCAAACGGCACGAGCGTGCGCACGCCGTTGGCTTCGTCCCAGACGGCAAAGGTGAAATCCGTATAAAGACTCGCGCGACGACCATGGCCGCGTTGTGCATAAACAAGCACGGCATCTACCGCATAAGGATCGATCTTCCATTTCCACCACGTGCCCGAGGCTTTCGTGCGGCCTACGCCGTACATCGACTCGCGCTCTTTCACCATCAGCCCTTCTACGCCACGCGCGCGGCTTTCTTCGCGCAACACCGAGAGCGCCTGCCAATCCGTCGCGCGGACCAGTGGCGACACGCGTAGAAGATCGTGCGCCAGCGTACCGTCGAGAGAGGCCGCCAATGCATCGAGTTTCGTGCGACGTTCGGCTAGCGGTGTCATCCGTAAATCCTGGCTTTGCGCTTCGAGCAGATCGTAAGCAAGCAACGTGGCGGGTGAATCGGCGAGAATCTTTTTCGTCAGCGTTTTACGGGCGATACGCGGTTGCAGTCTTGCAAACGGTAACGGCGCGCTCGCGCCAGGCTCCCATGCCAGTATTTCTCCGTCGATTACCGTACCGTCCGGCAACGCTTCGCCCAATGCAGTCACTTCGGGAAAACGATCGGTGATCAGATCTTCGCCGCGCGACCAAAGCCATACACGTCCTGCACGTTTGACGAGTTGTGCGCGTATGCCGTCCCATTTCCACTCGATCTGCCATTGCGCGGGATC
Coding sequences within it:
- a CDS encoding AI-2E family transporter; the protein is MKDSTDPRSARPAARIQAPATAFGIDGLVALGVGVTAVACLYFASAVLIPITLAVLLSFLVAPLVDSLARLRLGHVASVFAAMLISMSVIGMLGALIATQLTDLAAGMPRYQVTIERKMDTVHSLTIGKLNRVASVASQALQRATIEPPPPPEATPSASSPAGARAPSAVPVEVREPVPTPFELARRVLSPAISPLETAFIVFVVMIVILLQRDDLRDRAIRLFGSRDLHRTTTVMDEAARRLSRYFVSQLGLNAGLGVVIGAGLFLIGVPSPILWGILAALLRLVPYVGIWISATLATALAAAVSPGWAMAIWSLALFVTVELVAGQVVEPLLYGRSTGLSPFSVVVAAIFWSWIWGPIGLILSTPLTLCLLVLGRHVRRLEFLDVLLGDQPALTPIENFYQRALAGDPDEAIEQAEALLRERSLSAYYDEVAIKGLQLAATDVVRGSVTAVQLARIEATTNDLVDGLDSYDDIEPAPPVVEENWSAVGPSPDEIHKETKAREALNALTTAGAAPREVDAVNTRVLCIPGRGPLDPLATTILLQLLGKHGFTARSLPHDAVSRASIDNLEADDVGVICVLYLQIDGIPSHLRYLVRRIRARLPHVSIVVGLWALDDTQKWSVDLQSAMGAECYATSLREIVAACRQVEHDQPDPEALVVVDV
- a CDS encoding DUF2934 domain-containing protein, which codes for MEQEQGSQEEQIRTRAYYLWQQATDPKGAPDEYWDQARAEIEKEAPPVESGPIAGEPAKEAAK
- the glgX gene encoding glycogen debranching protein GlgX encodes the protein MSSQPNYSTRISEGTPFPLGATWNGNGVNFALFSAHATKVELCLFDETGETELERIELPEYTDEVWHVFVPNLKPGAVYGYRVHGPYEPEKGHRFNPNKLLLDPYAKAHIGELKWAPEIFGYTLDSEEGDLSFDERDSAPFVPKCKVVDANFSWTHPERNALPWDRVIFYETHVRGFTKRHPGVPENLRGTFAGLGQQVVLDYIKNLGVTSVELMPVQTFVNDSYLLDKGLTNYWGYNTIGFFAADPRFFASSTDSVAEFKEMVDRFHQTDLEIILDVVYNHTAEGNERGPTISFKGIDNASYYRLMPDEPRYYINDTGTGNTLNLSHPRVLQMVTDSLRYWVTEMKVDGFRFDLATILGRETHGFDEGGGFLDSCRQDPVLSSVRLIAEPWDCGPGGYQVGGFPPGWAEWNDRFRDTVREYWKGDEGKVADFATRLTGSGDKFNHRGRRPWASVNFIAAHDGFTLNDLVSYNDKHNDANGEDNKDGHSDNKSWNMGAEGPTDDADIRQQRERQKRNLLATLLLSQGTPMLLAGDEFGRTQKGNNNAYCQDNEISWVDWDGIDDDGRALTEFVRNLATLRSRLPVLRRSRFLIGEYNEALDVTDARWLAPDGHDLTQEQWDDASMRCFGLVIDGRAQASGIRRVASDATLLLVFNAHHDVVNFTLPDIPEGDKWTCLLDTNMPVRAELPQFSAGDAYQVTARSLLLFALEAPSRATQRVFDRLEEQLTTDDSGNAAG
- a CDS encoding response regulator translates to MVTFYDQVDSNDANDDVVVWRPIKYAMVSHRRVLVVDDYREAAEALQMLLTADGFECRALEDPLAVCALACEWQPFAVVLDIKMPGLDGLELARRLRAHPATSHMLLVACTAFASRDDRARAKAAGFDAHCAKPLTPERLLRVLESAAAVSVARPP
- a CDS encoding ATP-dependent DNA ligase; protein product: MKRFAALYTALDATTSTHDKLEALTSYFDVAEPEDAAWASYFLAGGKPRQSVPTRLLSEIARERAGLPPWLFEESYHAVGDLAETIAHILPPAQRSSELGLTQWIEQRVLTLRGVPPDELRTRLLSYWDELDWSGRFLLTKLIGGGFRVGVARQLVVRALAEVAGVDHKRIAQRMVGWTDSQQTPSAARYLRLIAPELTADDTQAAAQIHDSDMGLPYPFFLAHPLQADPATLGDPAQWQIEWKWDGIRAQLVKRAGRVWLWSRGEDLITDRFPEVTALGEALPDGTVIDGEILAWEPGASAPLPFARLQPRIARKTLTKKILADSPATLLAYDLLEAQSQDLRMTPLAERRTKLDALAASLDGTLAHDLLRVSPLVRATDWQALSVLREESRARGVEGLMVKERESMYGVGRTKASGTWWKWKIDPYAVDAVLVYAQRGHGRRASLYTDFTFAVWDEANGVRTLVPFAKAYSGLTDEEMRQVDAIVRKTTIEKFGPVRSVTPTLVFEIGFEGIQASPRHKSGVAVRFPRMLRWRTDKQIDDADTLTMLKGFIDDRAG